A window of the Carassius auratus strain Wakin unplaced genomic scaffold, ASM336829v1 scaf_tig00022917, whole genome shotgun sequence genome harbors these coding sequences:
- the LOC113077616 gene encoding N-acetyllactosaminide beta-1,3-N-acetylglucosaminyltransferase 3-like isoform X1 encodes MNGAKMRRKIFQMIVLLLTGVVCLVIIMNKNSFESEVTLKSKDSFPRYETIQPVYPDCQQNMSAYDVNGFSTLPNHIKDFLLYQHCRSFPMLLDLHNKCGGPQNSANVFLLLVIKSSPENYDRREVLRKTWAKERLHKGVWIRRVFIIGTSGTGFEKQRLNKLLKLENSENKDILQWDFNDSFFNLTLKQILFLEWMERWCPHTRFLLNGDDDIFANTFNMVEYLQGQTGNDGSKHLFTGHLIQNVGPIRHPSSKYYIPVQVQESESYPPYCGGGGFLLSGFTAKTIYSMSRSIYLLPIDDVYMGMCLQKAGLKPTSHLGVRTAGLHIPAANVDKFHPCYYREIILVHRFLPHMIFVMWNEIQNPRLQCGSTKSL; translated from the exons ATGAACG GTGCAAAGATGAGAAGGAAAATCTTTCAGATGATAGTGCTACTTCTGACAGGTGTTGTATGCCTGGTCATTATCatgaacaaaaacagttttgaaagtgaagtgacactGAAGAGCAAAGACAGTTTCCCCAGATACGAAACCATCCAGCCTGTGTATCCGGATTGTCAGCAGAATATGTCTGCTTATGATGTGAATGGATTTTCTACTCTGCCAAATCATATTAAAGACTTCCTGCTTTACCAACACTGTAGGAGTTTTCCCATGCTTCTTGACCTGCATAATAAGTGTGGCGGACCGCAAAACTCTGCAAATGTCTTCCTTCTGCTGGTCATCAAGAGTTCTCCAGAGAATTACGATCGACGAGAAGTTCTGCGGAAAACATGGGCTAAAGAAAGATTGCACAAAGGTGTGTGGATCCGGAGAGTCTTCATTATCGGAACAAGTGGAACTGGCTTTGAGAAGCAAAGGTTGAATAAACTACTGAAGCTGGAGAACAGTGAGAACAAGGACATTTTACAGTGGGACTTCAATGATTCTTTCTTTAACCTCACACTGAAGCAGATCCTTTTCTTAGAGTGGATGGAAAGATGGTGCCCACACACCAGATTTCTTTTAAATGGAGACGATGACATTTTTGCTAATACGTTTAACATGGTTGAGTATCTTCAAGGTCAGACGGGCAACGATGGAAGTAAACATCTCTTTACAGGGCACCTCATCCAGAACGTAGGTCCTATCAGACATCCTTCAAGTAAATACTATATCCCGGTGCAGGTTCAGGAGTCTGAAAGCTATCCTCCGTACTGTGGCGGAGGAGGCTTTCTTCTCTCCGGCTTCACGGCAAAAACAATCTACAGCATGTCTCGTTCTATATATCTGCTGCCCATTGATGATGTTTACATGGGCATGTGTTTGCAAAAGGCTGGCCTCAAACCTACATCCCACCTTGGTGTAAGGACTGCTGGTCTGCATATCCCTGCTGCAAACGTAGACAAATTTCACCCTTGCTATTACAGAGAAATCATTTTAGTCCACAGATTTCTGCCGCACATGATTTTTGTCATGTGGAATGAAATACAAAACCCACGTTTGCAATGTGGAAGCACAAAATCCTTATAA
- the LOC113077616 gene encoding N-acetyllactosaminide beta-1,3-N-acetylglucosaminyltransferase 3-like isoform X2 yields the protein MRRKIFQMIVLLLTGVVCLVIIMNKNSFESEVTLKSKDSFPRYETIQPVYPDCQQNMSAYDVNGFSTLPNHIKDFLLYQHCRSFPMLLDLHNKCGGPQNSANVFLLLVIKSSPENYDRREVLRKTWAKERLHKGVWIRRVFIIGTSGTGFEKQRLNKLLKLENSENKDILQWDFNDSFFNLTLKQILFLEWMERWCPHTRFLLNGDDDIFANTFNMVEYLQGQTGNDGSKHLFTGHLIQNVGPIRHPSSKYYIPVQVQESESYPPYCGGGGFLLSGFTAKTIYSMSRSIYLLPIDDVYMGMCLQKAGLKPTSHLGVRTAGLHIPAANVDKFHPCYYREIILVHRFLPHMIFVMWNEIQNPRLQCGSTKSL from the coding sequence ATGAGAAGGAAAATCTTTCAGATGATAGTGCTACTTCTGACAGGTGTTGTATGCCTGGTCATTATCatgaacaaaaacagttttgaaagtgaagtgacactGAAGAGCAAAGACAGTTTCCCCAGATACGAAACCATCCAGCCTGTGTATCCGGATTGTCAGCAGAATATGTCTGCTTATGATGTGAATGGATTTTCTACTCTGCCAAATCATATTAAAGACTTCCTGCTTTACCAACACTGTAGGAGTTTTCCCATGCTTCTTGACCTGCATAATAAGTGTGGCGGACCGCAAAACTCTGCAAATGTCTTCCTTCTGCTGGTCATCAAGAGTTCTCCAGAGAATTACGATCGACGAGAAGTTCTGCGGAAAACATGGGCTAAAGAAAGATTGCACAAAGGTGTGTGGATCCGGAGAGTCTTCATTATCGGAACAAGTGGAACTGGCTTTGAGAAGCAAAGGTTGAATAAACTACTGAAGCTGGAGAACAGTGAGAACAAGGACATTTTACAGTGGGACTTCAATGATTCTTTCTTTAACCTCACACTGAAGCAGATCCTTTTCTTAGAGTGGATGGAAAGATGGTGCCCACACACCAGATTTCTTTTAAATGGAGACGATGACATTTTTGCTAATACGTTTAACATGGTTGAGTATCTTCAAGGTCAGACGGGCAACGATGGAAGTAAACATCTCTTTACAGGGCACCTCATCCAGAACGTAGGTCCTATCAGACATCCTTCAAGTAAATACTATATCCCGGTGCAGGTTCAGGAGTCTGAAAGCTATCCTCCGTACTGTGGCGGAGGAGGCTTTCTTCTCTCCGGCTTCACGGCAAAAACAATCTACAGCATGTCTCGTTCTATATATCTGCTGCCCATTGATGATGTTTACATGGGCATGTGTTTGCAAAAGGCTGGCCTCAAACCTACATCCCACCTTGGTGTAAGGACTGCTGGTCTGCATATCCCTGCTGCAAACGTAGACAAATTTCACCCTTGCTATTACAGAGAAATCATTTTAGTCCACAGATTTCTGCCGCACATGATTTTTGTCATGTGGAATGAAATACAAAACCCACGTTTGCAATGTGGAAGCACAAAATCCTTATAA